The following nucleotide sequence is from Salvia splendens isolate huo1 chromosome 2, SspV2, whole genome shotgun sequence.
ctatccccttccaaacatagacaaaaaagtagaagctttgatcggcttcgaaattttctgttttcttgatttatacaaaggctaccaccaagtcttaatggatgagaatgatgctccaaaaacggctttcattactgacttcggcatctttgcttataaaaagatgccgttcggtttaaagaatgccggagccacatatcaaaggatggtagataagctttttcggcatttgatcggaaaggaggttgaagtgtatgttgacgacatagtcgttaaaagcagaagcacttcggagtacgaagacaatctcaagtccactctcgacgtgctccgaaaagccaacctcaaactcaatccccaaaaatgtacctttttggtagattcgggaaagtttctaggttgttgggtttcaaaggaaggactcaaggcaaatccgctaaaagttcaagttgttcagaacatggcaatgccgaagtccatacatgatgtgcaaaggctaactggatgtctagccgcactgaatagattcctttcccaagcagccgaaaagcaaatgccattcttcaaagtgttaaagaaggcaccaaagtttgagtggggagtcgagcagaataaggcttttgacgagctcaaaagttatttagccgagcttcctattctctctgctccaacagatgctgaagtgatattcttatacttagcggcatcggatcagaccattagcgcggtgcttgtacgagaagaaggcctaaagcagcttcccatctactttacaagccgagcattaagaggtccagaaacaaggtatcaacctctggaaaaaattgctctggcattagtaaatgcagcaaggagactgcggtcatatttctatgctcacaaggtatgcgtcttaaccgatcttccacttcggcaagttttgaccaagccagaagcatcaggcagaatcgccaaatgggccatagagttgggagaacactcaatcgaatacctacctcggaaagccatcaagggacaagccttggcagattttcttgcagaagcaaagttcgatcaagcaatccctgtcattgccgaacagaaaaattctaccaatgccgaactagcacagcctctggaatccgaagtagagccaccggactgctggagcggattcgtagatggagcttcgaataaaacgggaagtggagctggtattttacttatcgctcccgacggacacgaggtaacttactcacttcggttcttattcccaactactaataatgaagccgaatacgaagctctccttgccggactcaagctagcgcaaagtctatttatcaagtctctcaaaatccattgtgattcacaagtcgtagtgaatcacatgttgggtacaagtgaagcccgtgatgagaggatgaggaaatattgggacaaagcgcaaagcattagccgaagtttctcttattttcggataatccgcattcccagagcggaaaacagccgagcagatattttaagtaagttagcctcatatccaagttcaaaggtggaggaattgatgcacagaagcattgatgaagctgaggtactttcggtagccagctcgccgaactggatgacgccgatcttacagtatctagatcaaggacaactgcccgaggataagagagaagctcggaaaatcacatgccgagcccttcggtacgaacttcatggaggagtcctatacagaaagtcctaccttcagccgttattgcgatgtgtagggccagaagagacggactacatccttagagaagttcatgaaggatcttgcggtagccacatcggagctagagctttagctaaaaaagttctgagatgggggtattattggccaactttggtacaagacgcagtgcagctcgtcaagacatgcacgaagtgccaaatccatgcaaatatcccaaagatgccgcagaccgatctatatgctatgcaaagcccttggccttttatgcaatggggcatagacatagtgggaccactaccacaagctcctcggcaaatgaaattccttatcgttgccgtggattactttacaaagtgggtagaagctgaaccattagctacgataacgagctcgaaggcattggatttcgtctggaagaacatagtgtgccgatttggcttaccccacatcctcatttcggataacgggactcagttcaccgacaagacattcaagaattggtgccaagagctgaatattcaacagcggttcacttcggtctcccacccacaagcaaacggacaaacggaggtaacaaaccgtatcttggtgaaagggttgaaagctcggttagaacaagccaaaggacaatgggtagaaaatctccctcaagtcctatggtcctaccgaactacacccaaagcttccaacggtgaaactccgtacagtctggtgtacggcactgaagccgtgattccggttgagatcggcgtacccagtccccgaactctaaatttctcctcagaaatgaatgatgacggactgagagccgaactagatctggccgaagaaagaagagaattggcctgcataaaagcagccaagtacaaggagcaagtagcccagtattataaccaaagggtgaaaaagctgcaatttcaagtgggagatctcgtcttgagaaacaacgaagtaagccgagcagaaaagctgggcaaactcgaacccacatgggaaggtccatatcgggtgtcagaagtcctcggcaaagggtcttacaaattgactcacatgtcaggagaacaagtaccccgaacatggcacatttccaacctcaagaagttccatttgtaagagacagtccggtcagtcagtcttgtgtctagttcggtcctagaggtatgtgctttctttgtgcTTGTTCGTCCtttttttgtctatgtgcgtcttgcttgtctaggtgtgttttgtctatgtgcgtgtcgtctcttacaaatgttactgaggtatcttgttcttcaaaggctgatcccctttttagaacatatataagccaacgattgtgagtccaagcttctaaggaggatacaagaccacaattcagcttaaataacaagcagttcgtctgaaacgaactgcaacaataagccaacgattgtgagtccaagcttctaaggaggatacaagaccacaattcggcttaagaaacaagcagttcgtctgaaacgaactgcaacaaagggaaagtccgatccacgcgataaaactcgccgaattaggacaagggaaagtccgatccacgcgataaaactcgccgaattaggacaagggaaagtccgatccaagcgataaaactcgccaaattaggacacaagcttagtccggtcaaagaaatttacttcataagaccaaagacgagtccggtcaaagaagtttacttcataaagaccaaagacgagtccggtcaaagaagtttatttcataagaccaaggaccaagtccggtcaaagaagtttacttcataagaccgaggacaagtacgatgaaattatttcgctgagctgttaatacgcagtgttagaagcgaaatgaaaatttcatttattaaatcttgttcggcatacaattctgctgccctacaagaaggcgttacgctattacaaaggactattctactgtccagggttgctaaagttgagccatctattcacaaaatcctcgtgaagctgagttcgggcgttccaggcagctgcagaataagcaggtcgacgagatgctctaatcgacctgccacctcttctctgagcccgggaagccctagcacctcggcggcgaagagtctcttcacgaagcatttgttgatcttgctcactcataatcacagctcctctacgaacttcagtccgttctcgtcttgacgtttccggttgctcctgagtccgttctcgtcttgacgtttccggctgttcctgagttcgttactgacttggagtagggtcttgagcaagtgaatcaggggtttgagctggagtgcgaccatctgttggcgggaaatgcctaaggaatctctcgattggaggacgccgggaaagaatgatgtcgtaccgagaagcccagcgccgcaatgaggtcacgacttgttggcaagccgagctctccagcgcattgttcctccggagtacgtgatattcctcccacagttcgtcaactcgttcctgaacttcagagatggtcattcccccgcgcctgcagatgaaatcctcatacgcagtcctctcagcgacggcggtattcagctcggcctccagatctttcttttcggactctaagtccttattgtcggcctccagcttcactgaacgagccaagagttcgtcattcttcacctggtcagctatggctcttttctcagcttcgtctaaagccgaagagtacagccgcttccagtgaagtacctccagctccttaagagttcagaatatagagcagctatgtcagttcggcatttcagattactgagcaggtagtaaaccacaacaggagtaaaagagagtacgaaaggctatacgaagacacaagagcagaaagaagaattttttcattcataagaaaatttttttttctacacaagggcttcaaggccgttttacaagaaggaagaaactaaactaagagaagggagacgaaatcatactccgccagcttcgtctccgccttctcggtgaggttcagcttccttctccttgtctgcttcagcttcagcctcggcctccctgctctccccagcctgctcggcgccaccgtagccgatctgctgcgcctcctgctcggcctgctcatcgccggtctgccgctcatgctgctcggtctcaccctctccatggaaaattggagcgggtgaaactgaccctatggaggcaaagatagcctccatgttctcatcgcggtcagctcggcaactacgaacttggtctgcagaaagcaggaccgaggacgaagcaagctcctcaagcaccggcagactctgaagccgagctgctatctctcggccgtacagcggcaggatgacttcgggaccctgctcggctttatcggtcatcagtttcagcagatcaccgacaaaggctgaaaattggttgctcagaaagagtttctccgcgaaagcacggagaacctccccttgggcaaccacggcggcagcatccctccgtttcgtctgctctcgctggatgacgagctggtttttggcaaactgagcttcatcctgggccgagatcctagcagctctggccttctcaaagttggcctcagcctgttcggcccgatgacaagcagccgccaacttcctctgcatctcagcatagtcattggacgctttggagagttcgacggcgacgagcttggagagcatatcgttcctctgaaaatgaataaagaaaaaagtcaacagagggcaccaaaaatacaggaaagaagcaaagccaaagaatcaagaagacaattcacctcggcgaagtccgtgggccatgcaaaaggctcacagacatttTCCGAAGGGGGCCCCAtgacgatgtctctctccgacgctcttgggggcttctgggccttccccttcccctttgccgaagtcgactccggcttcttcggatccgaagaggttttttgcctcttcggagtcctctcggcatcagacgccgagctggtggttttcggcctctccggctccttggactccgaagatttgcggctcagcttattcaatatgttcactaccgaaaaacaaggaaacaaggttagttttcgccgctaaagcagtaaggcataaaaaagaaatcctcaccctcagtctcttcgtccgaagacgagatattgaacacgaggtcgcccttgacgagctcagtttccgagtattgtttcctaatcataggaatcttattgagctcgccctcgagctcggccaacggttctaaccgaggatggggaatcacggacttcggccctctccaaggaaagcccggagccgaagtcctattataaaaaaagaaacggttttgccatttcggccacttggttttgcagaaggccctaaaaggctgtaaggggatcaagtaaaaccaagatcccttccttttaaactggaaaaaattaaggattgcccgcagagacagatccttatctagcgtacggagttcggcagcaaaagccgacaagtgcctccaagaattcggagtcacctgacctaaagggagttgaaaaaaatcaagaagctctacaaaaggtgggggaagagggaaacgaagcccgcattctaagcaggcttcgtaaacggtggcataaccctccggcgggtcgttagccctatgatcatcgtcgggaaccaccgccttccccccgggaagaagatatttttcgtgtagagatatcacggtgtccttactcaagacgctgtgaaagtattctacagtcttctccccggactctttccggctagaagaccccttgccccctttcctaccgctacctaactctgaagaagaagaagaagacatggttcttactctttgcaaaatctgaagaaattctgaagaaattcttgaaagcggaaggaaatttttacgcaaaagagacagagtgcagaagaagcaatagcaaaagtgttcaactgatgaagaaaggacgtatttatcagattcggagaagatttcaaaatcatcgcaccgtttcgaatcccaccttttcaggattcaacggccggattttactgtcgcatttaatgcagtcacgcgcaaggcacgtcccctgacgtcagcctcccccgtacctttatccagaatgccgaagtgactcgcttcgccgaagtgattcacttcgcttttcgggggggtagtgatggggtacggaataaacaagcccaatagcagtgacggcccatcagcccaaagaccaagaaagagtatcagttcggcattaccaaagagttcggccctagcctacagctcggtaaaagccgaccaatcaagctctactctcagatcggcaaaagctgctcggcaatagttcagcagttcggtctcagtattcgaccgaactgggagatagtggacccatgcaggatctcatgaccactacacgatctatttagtggtgtcaaatcatgcaggatctcatgcgggataagcggaccaaacaaagaggtagtggacccatgcaggatctccatgacctccacgacatccacaaccatcattagtagtgatgcaagccacgatcttagttcagtgtataaatagaacttagatcagatagactgggGTTAAGTTCTcgagagatcaaatatcaaatagcaagtctgtattgtaagccgtagaaaacagatcaagcaatacaactctgccctcttttcttcccgtggacgtagatttacctcagtaaatcgaaccacgtaaatctctgtgtcgtgatctgtattttccagcattcatcatcatcaaaaattcgcccaaccatcatgTCAAAAGGTGGAATCCAACCACATCCTGAAGAATTGGAGCCCAAAGTGCAACAAAATTGGCAACCAAATCTACCAGTCCAATGTTGTCGCCTCCGAAGAATTTCTTGTCCTTGATTTCATTCTCTAGAATCTTGAAGCCTTCTTCGGCTTCCTTGGCTGCCTTCTCCCTCTCCTCTCCCGCGCTCCAACACGCTTTCCACAACGGATCCGAGCACTGAAATCATCAACTAATTAGCTCACTTTCTTAGCTTCAAttataaaacatgataaaaaaaaaggagtTTAATTTTGGTACCTTATCCTCGACAAACTTTGCCCAGAAACGCGACATGGCACGGTCGTAGGGGTCTTTGGGAAAGACAGAGGGACCTTCCCATGTCTCATCGATGTATTCAAGAATCACACTGGACTCAAAAATGGGTTTGCCATTGTGAACTAAAACAGGCACTAGCTTGGTTATTGGATTGTATTGTAGAAGAAGAGGTGATTTGTTCTTGAGATCTTCTTCGATATATTCATATTCCACACCCTTCAATTTGAGGGACATTTCCACTCTCCTCACATAAGGGCTAAACCAAGCTCCAAACAACTTCACTTCAGACATTTTGTGTCTATGTATATGGTACTACTGTTTGAACTTTATTTTGCTATTCTTAGCTTTGGAAGTCTACTTATAGAGAAGTCAATCTTGTTCACTAAGACAGTGTGAATTCCAAAGTAGCAATGAAGGTATTAAAAATGTATTTTGTTCCAAGAAAAAGTTGTGTGCTAACAACTCTGTTTGACCGAACGATTTGAAATCGTCAATGTCTTACACTTGCATTGTATATCTAATCCTTGCATTTCTTTACTGGAGTAGCTcttttgattatatttttatatttccgTATAGTGGTGCTTATTTTAtaagtaaaatataaattattcttgggtttttttgttttgatttatatgAGTTGTATTCAGTTTGAAAAAGTATTTAAAAGATTCATGTATAAGTGATTTACGTACGCACCTACGTCAGAAATAGAGAGAGGATATACTCGTATGGACgtatggtactccctccgtcccgcactactcgcacttttccttttgagcacggagattaaggaatgagtgatagaaaaagtcaacaattacggctgtaggtataaattgttactaaaaatggaaagagtgcaaataactagGGACGctcagaaaggaaataagtgcaagtagtgcgggacggaggaagCATGTGATATTTAGGGATAGAGAGGAGTAGGTGATCGTTGCATCAAATGGTTTCGAATTTCAATGTGGATATATAACGCATTTCTAAGGGAGAGGAGAGAGATGCCCCCAAACTAAAATGCATTACGCAGGGGATGATCTCATCACTTGGCTCTCGAGGCTTTGTATTATTATAGTTAACTTTCTCCATTAAATTGAACacctatattaatatataactGAGAGTATAAAATTTTGAGTTATGCCAAGCTTTAAAGTTTTTAGTTCGTGTTTGTAAGGGGCTAAGGCCGTGTCTATTAGAAATTTGTTTGTCATTTCCTTTGTTTCTTCGGTTCTTTTTGagttaaaatcaaattaattatgtgtgtgattgtgtgatcaaatactaattaatttacagtaataattaataactaatttctattttgtatactaaaaatatcaacacaaagatataaaatttttcaatctttttgtgttgataaacttatgtttttgtgttgatatttaaatttacatgttgtattgatataattatgtttttgtgttgataattttaatacaaaaaattgaaagttattactACTGTAAATTAATATAACCTAACGCGATATATATAAACATAGATAGTACAAATTTTCTTTAACATTATTTACAAACTTATAACTGATCGTAGCATTTTAATCTAGCATGCCACAATTATTAAATCTAAGCAAAAGTGACTTAACGATGATGCAGTATTGACATAGAAGCGAATGAAATATCATCACCACTTtgattataaaataaaagactATAAGAATCATACTCCACATTGTATTATGCTTTGATAATCTTTGGCCAATTGTTACCCAATATAAACACCCCATTTTATAGGCTTCAATTCTAGATATACTCATATACATATACACTAATCCTTCATTCATTCTAGTCTAATCCTTCATTGATTATAGTCTTTATTCTTACttttaatgaaatattatttcccACACATTTAGTATAGTATTTTGATAGTTAGCTTGCAACAATCTTCAATTTGATTAGTTTATACTTGTATTCAGGAGTAGTTTAAACTCGTATTAAAGAGTTTTTCAATTCTCTAACGACATGTTTTTACTTATTCTTGCCTTTAATGAAATCTTCTTTTCCCAAACAATCTTCAACCCGTTTTAATCAATACGCAATGAAATTGCCAGCATGATCCACAACGCTAATCTCGTCGCCTCCGAAATACTTTTTGccctttatttcattttcaagaATTTCGAAGTTTTGAATGTCTTCCACCTTTTTTACCCAAATAAAACAtccaaaattatcattttttacgTTAAACGTTGCAAAGGGCGTTTAATGTTGTTCAAAACACATAATTTCATTTTGTCCAATTTACCCAAAATTTTTATTGTgagattaaagaaaaaaaaactcattttccaatcatcaaaattttattat
It contains:
- the LOC121792518 gene encoding probable glutathione S-transferase, whose protein sequence is MSEVKLFGAWFSPYVRRVEMSLKLKGVEYEYIEEDLKNKSPLLLQYNPITKLVPVLVHNGKPIFESSVILEYIDETWEGPSVFPKDPYDRAMSRFWAKFVEDKCSDPLWKACWSAGEEREKAAKEAEEGFKILENEIKDKKFFGGDNIGLVDLVANFVALWAPILQDVVGFHLLTQDKFPNISKWADEFCKDSFVEKNMPEKEKVKLWLKMALETGSLY